A stretch of the Lactuca sativa cultivar Salinas chromosome 9, Lsat_Salinas_v11, whole genome shotgun sequence genome encodes the following:
- the LOC111895404 gene encoding heavy metal-associated isoprenylated plant protein 2, producing the protein MAQEIKVKVNMHSQKCRKDVMKTVTKLSGVNEVSVDLAKEMLVVIGDVDPVSIATCLRKKQRVANIVSVGPYKKKEKEADKPIGFPIMYCNNPCQNGYGQFVYGHPPSHDGGGCNIL; encoded by the exons ATGGCTCAG GAGATAAAAGTGAAAGTGAACATGCATAGTCAAAAATGCAGGAAGGATGTAATGAAGACGGTCACTAAACTATCTGGTGTTAATGAGGTATCGGTAGATTTAGCGAAGGAGATGTTAGTTGTGATTGGAGATGTTGATCCCGTTTCCATCGCAACTTGTTTGAGGAAGAAACAAAGGGTGGCTAATATTGTAAGTGTTGGACCGTACAAAAAGAAGGAGAAGGAAGCCGATAAACCGATTGGTTTTCCCATAATGTATTGTAACAACCCTTGTCAAAATGGATATGGACAATTTGTGTATGGGCATCCACCATCCCATGATGGTGGAGGATGCAACATTCTTTAG